A genome region from Geobacter pickeringii includes the following:
- a CDS encoding polysaccharide deacetylase family protein → MDITRRQFMVLTGAALASLSIPLQGAMAMPGAVPVLLYHDISNQYGDPYTISPALFAAQMEWLYANGYRTIAVRDAAAAAARGEKAVVITFDDGYASFIDHAHPLFRTYGFHCTIAVIGAHVGGFIERDGRRPVLSWDEYRYLVADGLVEIACHTQDLHAISRMKSASTAEMEADLMLFQQTVEREMGAKARVLAWPYGIYNRDRIEAAQRAGFTEILTSNEGYLSSGSSLDEVPRLNIGNRLDLVSFNQYLGGKER, encoded by the coding sequence ATGGATATCACCCGCCGTCAATTCATGGTGCTGACAGGGGCCGCCCTCGCTTCCCTTTCCATCCCCCTGCAGGGTGCGATGGCGATGCCGGGAGCGGTGCCGGTTCTCCTTTATCACGACATTTCGAATCAGTACGGCGATCCGTACACTATTTCTCCGGCCCTCTTTGCCGCACAGATGGAGTGGCTGTACGCCAACGGCTACCGTACCATTGCGGTGCGCGATGCCGCTGCAGCTGCGGCCCGCGGAGAGAAGGCGGTGGTCATTACCTTCGATGACGGCTATGCCAGCTTTATCGATCATGCCCATCCGCTCTTTCGCACCTACGGTTTCCACTGCACCATTGCCGTCATCGGAGCCCATGTCGGCGGATTCATCGAGCGGGACGGGAGAAGGCCGGTTCTGAGCTGGGACGAGTATCGCTATCTCGTTGCCGACGGTCTCGTGGAAATCGCCTGCCATACCCAGGACCTCCATGCCATCAGCCGCATGAAAAGCGCTTCGACGGCGGAGATGGAGGCCGATCTCATGCTCTTTCAGCAGACCGTTGAACGGGAAATGGGGGCGAAGGCACGGGTGCTCGCCTGGCCCTATGGCATTTACAATCGTGACCGGATCGAAGCCGCGCAACGGGCAGGGTTCACCGAAATCCTCACTTCCAACGAGGGATATCTGAGCTCGGGAAGCAGCCTGGATGAGGTCCCGCGGCTCAATATTGGCAATCGCCTTGATCTTGTATCATTCAATCAGTATCTGGGAGGAAAAGAGCGATGA
- a CDS encoding tetratricopeptide repeat protein, with amino-acid sequence MIRPILVTCALVFGAGAALAATPADMFRSGNVAGAVAAYRGQIDAAVTPQEKSVLHKELGDLFAAKDNYPDAAAQYVAALALSRAFPVSERLQMATAISWADRLDDAVSELNAILVDEPANVAARVHLARVLSWQGKQDQAISEADKILSAQPENRDALLVKANAFRWKGDGREAIVIYKGLLAKADDFDTRIGLAHALLDGGDKKGAVENSRLLKPSYPYQERELKGLLDAIDRTVNHTIDARYGYYSDTDDNQQNRYGVSYTYQEPGWSASAQYAHANSRDLSRHNSANSFAAGGYYRLLPWLGVGGGGGIHLVDDSATNTILTWRLNADAEVGRGSVGVGVRKEALTDTAELVEKRIRVLTTNVFASQRLTDRIFLYGSYSYRDYSDSNHAHDVVIAPSYTLLAGNPLLRTGYRFRYLDFERQSRGGYFDPNNFMSHQIFVTLDWKKDRFAVYLEPYGGFQSFDRNNAHTDDLFGGITGTVSYRLTNHFSAEVNGEFGNYALGAGTTTGFEYFLVGTRLAYSF; translated from the coding sequence ATGATTCGACCGATTCTCGTTACATGCGCACTGGTGTTCGGCGCCGGAGCCGCCCTTGCCGCCACCCCCGCCGACATGTTCCGGTCCGGCAATGTCGCCGGGGCGGTGGCTGCCTACCGCGGTCAGATCGACGCCGCCGTCACGCCGCAGGAGAAGTCGGTGCTCCACAAAGAGCTGGGCGACCTTTTTGCCGCAAAGGACAACTACCCCGATGCGGCAGCCCAGTATGTCGCGGCCCTCGCTCTTTCCCGGGCGTTTCCGGTAAGCGAGCGGCTCCAGATGGCGACCGCCATTTCCTGGGCCGACCGCCTCGATGATGCCGTCAGTGAGCTCAATGCCATCCTGGTTGACGAGCCGGCCAATGTCGCCGCGCGGGTCCATCTTGCCCGTGTCCTGTCGTGGCAGGGGAAACAGGATCAGGCCATCAGTGAGGCAGACAAGATCCTTTCTGCCCAGCCCGAAAATCGCGATGCCCTGTTGGTGAAGGCGAACGCCTTCCGCTGGAAGGGGGACGGTCGGGAGGCCATTGTCATCTATAAGGGGCTTCTGGCGAAAGCGGACGATTTCGATACGCGCATCGGTCTTGCCCACGCGCTCCTCGATGGTGGAGACAAGAAGGGGGCCGTCGAGAATTCCCGCCTGCTCAAACCGTCCTATCCGTACCAGGAGCGGGAACTGAAAGGGCTTCTCGACGCCATTGACCGGACCGTAAACCATACGATCGATGCCCGCTACGGCTACTATAGCGATACTGACGACAATCAGCAGAACCGCTACGGTGTCTCTTACACTTATCAGGAACCGGGTTGGAGCGCATCGGCCCAGTACGCCCATGCCAATTCCCGTGACCTGTCGCGTCACAACAGCGCCAACAGCTTCGCCGCGGGAGGATATTACCGGCTTCTGCCGTGGCTCGGAGTTGGCGGTGGCGGCGGCATTCATCTTGTCGACGACAGTGCCACCAACACCATCCTGACCTGGCGATTGAACGCCGACGCCGAGGTGGGTCGCGGCTCCGTCGGAGTTGGCGTCCGCAAGGAAGCCCTCACCGATACCGCCGAGCTGGTGGAGAAACGGATCCGCGTCCTGACGACCAATGTCTTCGCCTCGCAGCGGCTCACCGACCGGATTTTCCTCTATGGCTCCTACAGCTACCGCGACTATTCCGACAGCAACCATGCCCATGATGTGGTGATCGCTCCCTCGTACACGTTACTTGCGGGAAATCCTCTCCTGCGGACCGGTTACCGCTTCCGTTACCTCGATTTCGAGCGTCAGAGCAGGGGGGGGTACTTCGATCCGAACAACTTCATGTCGCACCAGATCTTCGTCACCCTCGACTGGAAGAAGGATCGCTTCGCGGTTTATCTCGAGCCTTACGGCGGCTTTCAGTCGTTTGACCGGAACAATGCCCATACCGATGATCTCTTCGGCGGCATCACCGGCACCGTTTCGTACCGGCTGACCAACCACTTCTCCGCCGAGGTGAACGGTGAATTCGGCAACTACGCCCTGGGGGCCGGCACCACCACCGGCTTCGAGTACTTCCTCGTGGGAACGCGGCTGGCGTATTCGTTCTGA
- the rlmB gene encoding 23S rRNA (guanosine(2251)-2'-O)-methyltransferase RlmB, whose product MKEELLYGINPVMEALRGKRRAFELFVSRDSQDRRLEKLLALAAERDVPVRNRDKRDISRLCGTDHHQGVALRLEVFPYADLPELISGWRNSGDPGLILVLDGVQDPHNLGALIRSAACAGAHGVIIPKDRAARVNSTVEKSAAGAAETIAIAQVTNLSQALDELKDAGFWIYGTSDRADSSLYEQDLRGNVVIVVGGEGEGIRPLTGKKCDFLISIPLQGGVSSLNASVAGGVVLFEAVRQRLSVRT is encoded by the coding sequence TTGAAAGAAGAACTACTCTACGGAATAAACCCTGTTATGGAGGCCCTGCGCGGCAAGCGGAGGGCCTTTGAGCTTTTCGTCTCCCGCGATTCCCAGGATCGCCGTTTGGAGAAGCTCCTGGCACTTGCCGCAGAACGGGACGTTCCGGTGCGAAATCGTGACAAGCGGGATATCTCCCGGCTCTGCGGTACCGACCACCATCAGGGAGTGGCGTTGCGGCTGGAGGTGTTCCCATATGCCGATCTCCCGGAGCTGATCTCCGGATGGCGGAATTCCGGTGACCCAGGACTCATTCTGGTGCTTGACGGCGTTCAGGATCCGCATAATCTGGGAGCGCTGATACGAAGTGCCGCGTGCGCTGGCGCCCATGGCGTCATTATCCCCAAGGATCGGGCTGCCAGGGTTAATTCCACCGTCGAGAAGAGCGCTGCCGGTGCGGCTGAAACCATAGCCATCGCACAGGTGACAAACCTTTCTCAAGCCCTTGATGAGCTGAAAGATGCAGGATTCTGGATTTACGGCACATCGGACCGGGCCGATTCGTCACTTTACGAGCAGGACTTGCGCGGCAATGTCGTTATCGTGGTTGGAGGGGAAGGGGAAGGGATTCGCCCCCTGACAGGGAAGAAATGTGACTTCCTGATCTCCATACCGCTGCAGGGGGGGGTGAGTTCTCTCAATGCGTCGGTTGCGGGGGGGGTCGTTCTTTTCGAGGCGGTGCGCCAGCGTTTGTCGGTGCGTACATAA
- the ispG gene encoding flavodoxin-dependent (E)-4-hydroxy-3-methylbut-2-enyl-diphosphate synthase: MKRQTKQIHVGNVPVGGGAPCSVQSMCNTDTRNVAATLDQIRALATAGCEIVRCAVPDMAAAEALGGIKQASPIPVIADIHFDYRLALKVLDGGIDGLRLNPGNIGDRWKVEEVVKAARERLVPIRIGVNAGSLEKELLEKYGHPTAEAMVESALGHIRILEELGYDQIKISLKASDVPKTVEAYRLLSSKVDYPLHIGITEAGTIFSGTIKSSVGLGIMLAEGIGDTMRVSLTGDPVDEIRVGWEILKALGLRRKGINFVSCPTCGRCQVDLIGVAQAVEKRLATIDTPLTVAVMGCVVNGPGEAREADVGIAGGRGEGLLFRHGEIVRKVPEGEMADALVAEVEKMAKEQSP, from the coding sequence ATGAAACGGCAAACCAAGCAGATTCACGTAGGAAACGTACCGGTTGGCGGCGGGGCTCCCTGCTCGGTTCAATCCATGTGCAACACGGACACCCGCAACGTTGCGGCGACTCTGGACCAGATTCGCGCCCTTGCCACGGCGGGGTGCGAGATCGTCCGCTGTGCGGTCCCCGACATGGCGGCGGCCGAAGCCCTCGGCGGCATCAAGCAGGCAAGTCCGATTCCGGTTATTGCGGACATCCACTTTGACTACCGCCTGGCGCTGAAGGTTCTCGATGGAGGGATAGACGGCCTGCGTCTCAACCCGGGAAATATCGGCGATCGATGGAAGGTTGAGGAGGTGGTGAAGGCCGCCCGGGAACGGCTCGTACCGATCAGGATCGGCGTCAATGCCGGTTCTCTCGAGAAGGAGCTCCTGGAGAAGTACGGTCACCCCACTGCCGAGGCAATGGTGGAGTCGGCCCTGGGGCATATCCGGATTCTCGAAGAGCTCGGCTACGACCAGATAAAGATCTCCCTCAAGGCGTCCGATGTGCCGAAAACGGTGGAGGCCTATCGGCTTCTCTCCTCGAAAGTTGATTATCCGCTCCATATCGGGATCACCGAGGCGGGCACCATCTTTTCGGGCACTATCAAGTCCTCGGTCGGGCTCGGCATCATGCTGGCAGAGGGGATCGGCGACACGATGCGGGTATCGCTGACCGGTGACCCGGTCGACGAGATTCGCGTTGGGTGGGAGATTCTCAAGGCCCTCGGTTTGCGCCGGAAGGGGATCAATTTCGTTTCCTGCCCCACCTGCGGTCGTTGTCAGGTCGATCTGATCGGGGTGGCGCAGGCAGTCGAGAAGCGGCTTGCAACGATCGACACCCCCCTCACCGTGGCCGTCATGGGATGTGTCGTAAACGGCCCGGGGGAGGCCCGGGAGGCCGACGTCGGGATCGCCGGTGGCAGGGGAGAAGGTCTCCTCTTCCGCCACGGGGAGATCGTCCGGAAGGTTCCCGAAGGCGAAATGGCCGATGCGCTGGTTGCGGAGGTCGAGAAGATGGCGAAGGAACAATCGCCGTAA
- a CDS encoding IS3 family transposase (programmed frameshift): MKSRRRFSAEFKAKVALEAIRGEQTLSDLAARYEVHPNMITNWKRQAIENMAAVFSGAAEHSNKANDDQIKDLHAKIGQLTVERDFLGQSLRSLSLSTTRRKALVEPDHDRLSIARQCELLSIKRSAYYYQPVGESPQNLELMRLIDEQHLETPWYGTRQMTRHLRREGHAVNRKRIGRLMQLMGLSAIYQKPNTSKPHPQHRVYPYLLRGVTIDRPNQVWCADISYIPLRRGFLYLAAIMDWASRKVLSWRLSNTMDADFCVAALEDALARFGKPEIFNTDQGSQFTSDAFTKVLKDAEIRISMDGKGRWRDNVMIERLWRSLKYECIYLHAFETGSEVRQGLSRWINFYNMRRPHSKLDDRTPHEAYWQKPRPGYAGRILSLAA; this comes from the exons ATGAAGAGCCGTCGTCGTTTTTCCGCCGAGTTCAAGGCCAAGGTTGCCCTGGAAGCGATCCGGGGCGAGCAGACCCTGAGCGATCTGGCCGCCCGCTATGAAGTGCATCCCAATATGATCACCAACTGGAAACGGCAGGCCATCGAGAACATGGCAGCGGTGTTTTCCGGAGCCGCCGAGCACAGCAATAAGGCGAATGACGATCAGATCAAGGACCTGCACGCCAAGATCGGACAACTCACCGTGGAGCGGGATTTTTTGG GCCAAAGCCTTCGGTCGCTGTCGCTGAGTACAACCCGAAGGAAGGCCCTGGTCGAACCCGACCATGACCGACTCAGTATTGCCCGGCAGTGTGAACTGCTCTCGATCAAACGATCGGCCTACTATTACCAGCCAGTGGGCGAAAGCCCACAGAACCTGGAACTGATGCGCCTGATCGACGAGCAGCATCTCGAAACACCGTGGTATGGCACCCGACAGATGACCCGGCACTTGCGCCGGGAGGGTCATGCCGTCAATCGCAAGCGCATCGGTCGGCTGATGCAGTTGATGGGACTATCGGCTATCTACCAGAAGCCGAACACGTCGAAGCCGCATCCGCAGCACAGGGTCTATCCTTACCTGCTGCGTGGCGTGACCATCGACCGGCCAAACCAGGTCTGGTGCGCCGATATCAGCTATATTCCGCTGAGGCGAGGTTTCCTCTACCTGGCGGCGATCATGGATTGGGCCAGTCGCAAGGTCCTGTCATGGCGGCTTTCCAACACCATGGACGCCGATTTCTGCGTTGCCGCGCTCGAAGACGCCCTGGCTCGCTTCGGCAAACCCGAGATCTTCAACACCGACCAAGGGAGCCAGTTCACCAGCGATGCGTTCACCAAGGTCCTCAAGGACGCTGAGATCCGCATTTCGATGGACGGCAAGGGGCGCTGGCGGGACAACGTCATGATCGAGCGGCTATGGCGTTCTCTGAAATACGAGTGCATCTACCTGCACGCCTTCGAGACCGGCAGCGAGGTTCGTCAAGGTTTGAGCCGCTGGATCAATTTCTACAACATGCGCCGCCCGCACTCGAAACTAGACGACCGGACGCCGCATGAGGCATATTGGCAAAAACCCCGGCCTGGCTACGCCGGCCGTATTCTCTCACTGGCGGCATGA
- a CDS encoding DUF3987 domain-containing protein: MSHIEAFSSAMRAAGIEPPPGIVADGKLRRFTVPGDKAKSENGFYVLHADEPIAGRFGSWKHGIDEKWCFKTGGTMSPGEKARLAARMAEARRQRDEEQKRLHAECRAWCADAWEKAKDATNSNPYLQRKGVNSYGLKSFKDSLLVPVRDTSGTLHGLQFISPDGSKKYKTGTNKHGHFFTIGKAKGDTVVIAEGYATAASIHQATGLCVLAAFDAGNLKAVAEVVRAKRPGVKIIVAADDDQFSEGNPGVTKATDAARAVGGFLAVPVFQDTSDKPTDMNDLYRLEGLDRVREIIEGAAPVAAVDLPAGTPKAEEGEEPTPQVDEEAAGGWLEPLHFCTVETPKIGAALLPVWLGDYTKAVADSTQTPPGLSVMFALATVAACLQRRFEVSPYGDDYAEPVSLWTVTALDPGNRKTAVRNAFTGVLSDWERDELHRMGSEIKKIKHRRDVAMKTIDQLKAKAAKQAESAGCGEIFRLIDQTENEMPDELIAPRLWTDDITPERLQALLMEHGERMALLSDEGGIFEVMAGLYSSGRANLNVFLQGHAGAAVRVDRQGRSVTLQRPALTFGLTVQPDVISQLAQGNKARFRGNGTLARFLYCLPKSTIGKRDVTKRAPVPESVRAAYIAGIKGLFAISPKQDEKGRECPRILTLAGDALPAWQAFSQYIEDNQGPNGEFFHFQDWTSKLPGAALRVAGLLHVVEHGAEVSAIGMGTMERALNLCELLIVHARAAFDLMADDESLDDAKAVLAWIKAKGQGEFRKNDVYKENRRFRTGGRLDKALTILTERNMISEPCKRKTSGRPLVLYAVNPELLK; encoded by the coding sequence ATGAGTCATATTGAAGCCTTCAGTTCAGCAATGCGCGCCGCCGGTATCGAGCCCCCGCCGGGGATCGTGGCCGATGGCAAGTTGCGGCGATTTACCGTTCCAGGAGACAAGGCGAAGAGTGAAAACGGTTTCTACGTGCTCCATGCCGATGAACCGATAGCCGGGCGTTTCGGAAGCTGGAAACACGGGATTGATGAAAAGTGGTGTTTCAAGACCGGCGGAACCATGAGCCCCGGGGAAAAGGCCCGACTTGCAGCAAGGATGGCCGAGGCGCGCCGGCAACGGGACGAAGAGCAAAAGCGGCTTCATGCCGAGTGCCGGGCATGGTGTGCCGATGCCTGGGAGAAGGCAAAGGACGCCACCAACAGTAACCCCTATTTGCAACGGAAGGGTGTGAACTCCTACGGACTCAAGTCCTTCAAGGATTCTCTACTTGTGCCGGTCAGGGACACCAGCGGCACCCTGCATGGTCTGCAATTCATCTCCCCTGACGGCTCCAAAAAATACAAGACCGGCACCAACAAGCACGGCCATTTCTTCACAATTGGCAAGGCGAAGGGTGACACGGTGGTGATTGCCGAGGGGTACGCCACGGCCGCAAGTATCCACCAGGCTACCGGCCTTTGTGTCCTGGCGGCCTTCGATGCTGGCAATCTGAAAGCGGTTGCCGAGGTGGTACGGGCGAAGCGGCCGGGGGTCAAGATCATTGTTGCGGCCGACGATGACCAGTTTTCAGAGGGAAACCCTGGAGTAACCAAGGCCACGGACGCCGCGCGGGCCGTTGGTGGGTTCCTGGCCGTGCCGGTATTCCAAGACACAAGCGACAAGCCCACGGACATGAACGACCTTTACCGTCTGGAAGGCTTGGACAGAGTGCGGGAGATCATCGAGGGGGCCGCGCCAGTCGCCGCGGTTGACCTTCCGGCCGGCACGCCGAAAGCCGAAGAAGGGGAAGAACCCACGCCGCAAGTGGACGAAGAAGCGGCCGGCGGATGGTTGGAGCCCCTTCACTTCTGCACTGTGGAAACGCCGAAAATCGGGGCGGCCCTGCTGCCGGTCTGGTTGGGTGACTATACGAAGGCCGTGGCCGATTCGACACAGACCCCGCCAGGCCTGTCGGTAATGTTTGCCCTGGCTACCGTCGCGGCTTGCCTTCAGCGGCGTTTCGAGGTTTCCCCCTATGGTGATGACTACGCGGAGCCGGTAAGCCTCTGGACAGTCACGGCGCTTGATCCTGGCAACCGCAAGACGGCCGTCCGCAATGCCTTTACCGGCGTGCTGTCCGATTGGGAACGAGACGAGCTGCACCGGATGGGGTCGGAGATAAAGAAGATCAAGCACCGCCGGGACGTTGCCATGAAAACCATTGACCAGCTCAAGGCGAAGGCCGCGAAGCAGGCAGAGAGTGCCGGGTGTGGCGAGATTTTCAGGCTTATTGACCAGACAGAAAACGAGATGCCCGATGAACTGATAGCGCCGCGGCTCTGGACCGATGACATAACGCCGGAACGGTTGCAGGCCCTGCTTATGGAGCACGGAGAGCGCATGGCGCTTCTCTCGGACGAGGGGGGGATTTTCGAGGTTATGGCAGGGCTCTACAGTAGCGGCCGGGCAAACCTTAACGTGTTCCTCCAGGGTCACGCCGGGGCGGCCGTCCGGGTGGATCGTCAAGGACGGAGCGTCACGTTGCAGCGGCCGGCCCTGACCTTCGGCCTTACGGTCCAGCCTGACGTCATAAGTCAGCTTGCACAGGGCAACAAAGCGCGTTTCAGGGGTAACGGTACCCTTGCCCGGTTCCTGTACTGTCTGCCGAAGAGTACCATCGGGAAACGCGACGTTACAAAACGCGCGCCGGTCCCGGAATCGGTCAGGGCTGCCTATATTGCGGGGATCAAGGGGCTATTCGCCATAAGTCCGAAACAGGATGAAAAGGGGCGGGAGTGCCCCCGGATTCTCACCCTTGCCGGTGACGCACTTCCGGCGTGGCAAGCGTTTTCCCAATATATCGAAGACAACCAGGGGCCGAACGGGGAGTTTTTCCACTTCCAGGACTGGACCAGCAAGCTGCCCGGCGCGGCGTTGCGGGTCGCGGGGCTCCTCCATGTGGTCGAGCACGGCGCGGAGGTGTCAGCAATCGGCATGGGTACCATGGAACGGGCGCTGAACCTCTGTGAACTACTGATAGTCCACGCACGGGCGGCCTTTGACCTCATGGCGGATGATGAAAGCCTTGACGATGCAAAGGCGGTGCTGGCCTGGATCAAGGCGAAGGGCCAGGGTGAATTCCGGAAAAACGACGTGTACAAGGAGAATCGACGGTTCCGGACGGGTGGGCGCCTTGACAAGGCCCTGACGATCCTGACGGAGCGGAACATGATAAGCGAACCGTGCAAGCGGAAAACCAGCGGCCGGCCGCTGGTCCTGTATGCCGTGAATCCGGAGTTGTTGAAATGA
- a CDS encoding proline--tRNA ligase, protein MRYSQYFVPTVKETPSDAEVISHQLMLRAGMIRKLAAGIYNYLPLGLRSIRKVEAIVREEMNRAGAIEILMPSVQPAELWQESKRWEKYGKELLRFKDRKDAEFCLGPTHEEVVTDIVRREVKSYRQMPLNLYQIQNKFRDEIRPRFGLMRGREFIMKDAYSFDVDSSAADSSYEKMYQAYRRIFKRCGLNFRAVEADTGSIGGAFSHEFMVLADSGEDAIVSCSDCEYAANVEKAEARPVALEHAEPRPLERVETPHKRSVEEVTAFLGIPASSLIKTLLVVADGEPLAVLVRGDHELNEIKLAKIIGTETLEMASEEIVEKVTGAPVGFAGPVGLKVRIVADLATQGMKNFVTGANGRDLHYKNVNFDRDFTPSLFADVRNVVHGDPCPRCSAGHLELWRGIEVGHVFKLGTNYSEKLHATYLDADGKEQSIFMGCYGIGIGRTVAACIEQNHDADGIVFPIPIAPFHCIVSAVNSKDASVMAAAEGLYQTLTAAGVEVLFDDRDERPGSKFKDADLIGIPLRLVVGSKNLANGKVELKIRKGGEVTLLSLDEAVENVKTLVANALNQ, encoded by the coding sequence ATGCGTTATTCCCAGTATTTTGTTCCCACCGTCAAAGAAACCCCTTCCGATGCCGAGGTGATCTCGCACCAGCTCATGCTCCGTGCCGGGATGATCCGCAAGCTCGCGGCTGGTATCTACAATTACCTCCCCCTTGGGCTCCGTTCCATCCGGAAAGTCGAAGCCATTGTCCGTGAGGAGATGAACCGGGCCGGCGCCATCGAGATTCTGATGCCGAGCGTTCAGCCGGCGGAGCTTTGGCAGGAGTCGAAGCGGTGGGAGAAGTACGGGAAGGAGTTGCTCCGCTTCAAGGATCGCAAAGATGCCGAATTCTGTCTCGGACCAACCCATGAGGAAGTGGTGACCGACATCGTCAGGCGCGAGGTGAAGAGCTACCGGCAGATGCCGCTCAACCTCTACCAGATTCAGAACAAGTTCCGCGACGAGATCCGTCCCCGTTTCGGGCTCATGCGCGGCCGCGAGTTCATCATGAAGGATGCCTACTCCTTTGATGTGGACAGCAGCGCCGCCGATTCTTCCTATGAGAAGATGTATCAGGCCTACCGTCGGATATTTAAGCGGTGCGGGTTGAACTTCCGGGCCGTGGAGGCCGACACCGGCAGCATTGGCGGAGCGTTTTCCCACGAGTTCATGGTGCTGGCCGACTCGGGCGAAGATGCCATTGTGTCCTGCTCCGACTGTGAATATGCCGCAAACGTAGAAAAGGCCGAGGCACGGCCGGTGGCGCTCGAGCATGCCGAACCCCGTCCTCTGGAGCGGGTCGAAACCCCTCACAAGCGGAGCGTGGAAGAGGTGACGGCGTTCCTCGGCATTCCGGCGTCGTCCCTGATCAAAACGCTCCTCGTCGTGGCCGATGGCGAGCCGCTTGCGGTCCTTGTACGGGGGGACCACGAGCTCAATGAGATCAAACTTGCAAAAATTATCGGCACCGAGACACTTGAAATGGCCAGTGAGGAAATCGTCGAGAAGGTCACCGGGGCGCCCGTCGGTTTTGCCGGGCCGGTGGGGCTCAAGGTCCGCATCGTCGCCGACCTGGCAACCCAGGGGATGAAGAATTTCGTAACGGGAGCCAATGGGCGGGATCTCCATTACAAGAATGTCAACTTCGACCGCGATTTCACCCCGTCACTATTTGCCGATGTCCGCAATGTCGTGCACGGTGACCCGTGTCCACGGTGCTCGGCGGGGCATCTGGAGCTGTGGCGCGGCATCGAGGTCGGCCACGTATTCAAGCTCGGCACCAACTACTCGGAAAAGCTCCACGCCACCTATCTCGATGCGGATGGGAAGGAGCAGAGCATATTCATGGGGTGCTACGGTATCGGTATCGGCCGGACGGTTGCCGCCTGCATTGAGCAGAATCACGATGCCGACGGCATCGTCTTCCCGATTCCCATTGCCCCGTTCCATTGCATCGTTTCCGCCGTCAACTCCAAGGATGCCTCGGTAATGGCGGCCGCCGAAGGGTTGTACCAGACCTTGACGGCTGCCGGGGTGGAAGTCCTTTTTGACGACCGGGACGAGCGTCCGGGAAGCAAGTTCAAGGATGCCGACCTTATCGGTATTCCGCTCCGCCTCGTGGTTGGAAGCAAGAACCTTGCTAACGGCAAAGTTGAACTCAAGATCCGGAAGGGGGGCGAAGTGACCCTGTTGTCGCTGGACGAGGCGGTGGAGAACGTAAAAACGCTCGTCGCAAACGCTCTTAACCAGTAA
- the pyrF gene encoding orotidine-5'-phosphate decarboxylase yields the protein MTRDEARNKIIFALDTGEFSHVQYWAETLAGRVGMFKVGKQMFTACGPATVRMIQKFGGDVFLDLKFHDIPNTVAMASLEAARLGVKLFNLHALGGYEMMARTVEALDKEFGGTERAKVLAVTILTSSTEETLRQVGIDLPVPDMVVRLAKLAQKAGIDGVVASPQEIPLIREACGPDFLIVTPGVRPSFAALNDQKRVMTPAEAVKAGGDYLVIGRPIGDAEDPAAAAEMILDEIVAG from the coding sequence ATGACCAGAGATGAAGCTCGGAATAAGATTATTTTCGCCCTCGATACGGGGGAGTTTTCCCACGTTCAGTACTGGGCCGAGACCCTTGCCGGCCGCGTCGGGATGTTCAAGGTGGGCAAACAGATGTTCACCGCGTGCGGTCCCGCAACGGTGCGGATGATCCAGAAGTTCGGCGGCGATGTATTCCTTGACCTCAAATTCCACGACATTCCCAATACCGTTGCGATGGCATCGCTGGAGGCGGCGCGTCTGGGGGTCAAGCTGTTCAATCTTCACGCTCTTGGCGGCTACGAAATGATGGCCCGGACGGTGGAGGCTCTCGACAAAGAGTTCGGGGGCACGGAACGGGCGAAAGTTCTGGCGGTAACGATCCTCACCTCTTCCACAGAGGAGACGTTACGGCAGGTAGGTATTGATCTTCCCGTCCCTGACATGGTTGTCAGGTTGGCAAAGCTTGCGCAAAAGGCGGGAATTGACGGTGTTGTGGCATCACCGCAAGAGATTCCGCTGATCAGGGAGGCATGCGGACCGGATTTTCTGATCGTCACCCCCGGCGTCAGACCGAGTTTCGCCGCCCTCAACGATCAGAAGCGGGTAATGACGCCAGCCGAGGCGGTGAAGGCCGGTGGCGACTATCTCGTAATCGGACGCCCCATTGGTGACGCCGAGGACCCCGCTGCCGCGGCGGAAATGATCCTTGATGAAATCGTCGCCGGTTGA